One segment of Arcobacter sp. F2176 DNA contains the following:
- a CDS encoding (2Fe-2S)-binding protein gives MKYVIINDKKYELKDIPQDTPILWVLRDYLNMTGTKFGCGVAQCGACTVLLDDKAIRSCSTPLSEAIGKKITTIENKEDKELKALRIVWKEHDVAQCGYCQPGQIMNASALLKSNKNPSSDQIKEVMNGNICRCGTYNKILKAVSTVAKG, from the coding sequence ATGAAATATGTAATTATAAATGATAAAAAATATGAATTAAAAGATATTCCACAAGATACACCAATATTATGGGTATTAAGAGATTATCTAAATATGACAGGAACAAAATTTGGCTGTGGAGTTGCTCAATGTGGAGCATGTACAGTACTTTTAGATGATAAAGCAATTAGAAGTTGTTCAACTCCTCTTAGTGAAGCTATAGGGAAAAAGATAACTACAATTGAAAATAAAGAAGATAAAGAGCTAAAAGCTTTACGAATAGTTTGGAAGGAACATGATGTAGCTCAATGTGGATATTGTCAACCAGGTCAAATTATGAATGCAAGTGCTCTTTTAAAATCAAATAAGAATCCATCTAGTGATCAAATAAAAGAAGTAATGAATGGAAATATTTGTAGATGTGGGACATATAACAAAATTTTAAAAGCAGTTTCGACTGTAGCGAAAGGATAA
- a CDS encoding molybdopterin cofactor-binding domain-containing protein gives MKLERREFIKNSTLLTSAFIIGFNLPIKGKAAAIEKSNVLDPNAFITIAQDNTITFFLGQVEMGQGIYTGISQCIADELDAKWDEIIFEPAPVKDVFNIPGMPMMITGGSMSIKTQQQRVREVGATLRLMLKQAAAKKWQVRLFDIETKDSYVINKRTKEKLSYGNLVDDIKKMQLPTDVKIKEPKEYRLMGKSLKRHPIEVEEKITGKGIFGIDVRVEDMKYASLVQPRVFGAKIKSYDDSKAKNMPGVLKIKQLPNEKIAVIASHWWQAKNAMEQITVVWDNGEFANVSSSDLDKEYKDYLTKENNTMRKDGNIDESFKNAHKIVEAEYIFPYLAHAAMEPINCTVHHKKDSAYMSVGGQMQTIYRDVCAEILEVKKENVEYYTNYLGGSFGRRANPTADFIKDAAYVSKNEPYAIMTLWTREDDIKMGYYRPLSYANAKLSLDKDGNITGFKANLINQSLTKGTPFEQFMFKNGIDGTQREGLEDHPYKISSHDLKSFCPDLPVTVLWLRSVGHTVSAPVVENIIDQAANALNMDPLDFRIKNLRNPRYIKLLENVAKQSDWEKREKNSGYGVAIAESFGSIVAYVIKIKVENNDFRIQNVWSAVDCGYAMNPLGIENQIESAVNFTIGYAKYAQITLTNGAVDQNNFYDYEVNRIKDAPDSIKVEIINSGEKIGGIGEVGVPPMFAAVINAIADATGKRYTSFPIKLG, from the coding sequence ATGAAATTAGAAAGAAGAGAATTTATAAAAAATAGTACACTCTTAACATCCGCATTTATTATTGGATTTAATTTACCTATAAAAGGTAAAGCTGCAGCTATTGAAAAAAGTAATGTATTAGACCCAAATGCTTTTATTACAATCGCTCAAGATAATACCATCACTTTTTTCTTAGGTCAAGTTGAAATGGGACAAGGTATATATACTGGAATTTCACAATGTATTGCAGATGAATTAGATGCAAAATGGGATGAAATAATTTTTGAACCAGCCCCTGTTAAAGATGTATTTAATATTCCAGGAATGCCTATGATGATTACTGGTGGTTCAATGAGTATTAAGACTCAACAACAAAGAGTTCGAGAAGTGGGAGCTACTCTTAGATTAATGTTAAAACAAGCAGCAGCTAAAAAATGGCAAGTAAGATTATTTGATATAGAGACAAAAGACTCTTATGTGATAAATAAAAGAACAAAAGAGAAACTTTCATATGGTAATTTAGTAGATGATATTAAAAAAATGCAATTACCAACTGATGTAAAAATAAAAGAGCCAAAAGAATATAGACTTATGGGTAAATCATTAAAAAGACATCCTATTGAAGTTGAAGAAAAAATTACTGGAAAAGGTATTTTTGGAATTGATGTAAGAGTTGAAGATATGAAATATGCATCACTTGTTCAACCAAGAGTTTTTGGAGCTAAAATAAAAAGTTATGATGACTCTAAAGCTAAAAATATGCCAGGAGTTTTAAAAATAAAACAACTTCCAAATGAAAAAATTGCTGTAATTGCATCACATTGGTGGCAAGCAAAAAATGCTATGGAGCAAATAACAGTAGTTTGGGATAATGGAGAGTTTGCAAATGTAAGTTCATCTGATTTGGACAAAGAGTATAAAGATTATCTAACAAAAGAAAATAATACTATGAGAAAAGATGGGAATATTGATGAATCTTTTAAAAATGCTCATAAAATTGTAGAAGCAGAGTATATTTTTCCATATTTAGCCCATGCAGCTATGGAACCAATTAATTGTACAGTACATCATAAAAAAGATTCTGCTTATATGTCAGTTGGTGGTCAAATGCAAACTATCTATAGAGATGTATGTGCAGAAATTTTAGAAGTAAAAAAAGAAAATGTTGAATACTATACGAACTATTTAGGAGGTAGCTTTGGAAGAAGAGCAAATCCAACTGCTGATTTTATTAAAGATGCCGCTTATGTATCAAAAAATGAACCTTATGCAATAATGACTTTATGGACAAGAGAAGATGATATAAAAATGGGATATTATCGACCACTAAGTTATGCTAATGCAAAATTATCTCTTGATAAAGATGGAAATATTACAGGTTTTAAAGCAAATCTTATAAATCAATCTTTAACAAAAGGTACACCTTTTGAACAATTTATGTTTAAAAATGGTATTGATGGAACGCAAAGAGAAGGTTTGGAAGATCATCCATATAAAATATCAAGTCATGATTTAAAATCATTTTGTCCAGATTTACCTGTAACTGTTTTATGGTTGCGTTCAGTTGGACATACTGTTTCAGCACCAGTAGTAGAAAATATCATTGACCAAGCAGCCAATGCTTTAAATATGGATCCACTTGATTTTAGAATTAAAAATTTAAGAAATCCAAGATATATAAAACTCTTAGAAAATGTTGCGAAGCAGTCAGATTGGGAAAAACGCGAAAAAAATAGTGGTTATGGAGTTGCAATTGCAGAATCTTTTGGAAGTATTGTTGCTTATGTAATAAAAATAAAAGTTGAAAATAATGATTTTAGAATACAAAATGTATGGAGTGCAGTTGATTGTGGATATGCAATGAATCCACTAGGAATTGAAAATCAAATTGAAAGTGCTGTTAACTTTACAATTGGATATGCAAAATATGCACAAATTACATTAACAAATGGAGCAGTTGACCAAAACAATTTCTATGATTATGAAGTAAATAGAATAAAAGATGCACCTGATTCAATAAAAGTTGAGATTATAAATTCTGGAGAAAAAATTGGTGGTATCGGTGAAGTTGGAGTTCCTCCAATGTTTGCAGCAGTTATAAATGCAATAGCAGATGCAACGGGAAAAAGATACACAAGTTTTCCAATTAAATTGGGATAA
- a CDS encoding XdhC family protein, with translation MQREKDTQVFQLNWDKFMFEDKEHLKFIQYCKDKKLDVVVTSVIETQGSTYAKVGNKMLVNSNDEFAGVLGSKFLQNKIIESSKEALKTGQIFTFESIPQDESSGHGTSKYKIEPFFYEKNYDKINEYIKKTYSLLIFGSGAHVTSLILMANLMGWETTVIDIKIHKEFVKEADTLLELESIENILDMDLSSYNASVILSHNPKTDDMYLKALLNSNMNYIGMMGNKKNMQRIKKEFALENDKRFFAPIGLEIGGNTHQSIALSICSQIEARKNGKI, from the coding sequence ATGCAACGGGAAAAAGATACACAAGTTTTCCAATTAAATTGGGATAAGTTCATGTTTGAAGATAAAGAACATTTAAAGTTTATTCAATATTGTAAAGATAAAAAACTTGATGTTGTAGTAACCAGCGTTATTGAAACACAGGGTTCTACTTATGCCAAAGTTGGAAATAAAATGCTTGTAAATTCAAATGATGAATTTGCAGGTGTTTTAGGAAGTAAGTTTTTACAAAATAAAATAATAGAATCTTCAAAAGAAGCTTTAAAAACTGGTCAAATATTTACTTTTGAATCAATCCCACAAGATGAATCCTCAGGTCATGGAACTTCAAAATATAAAATAGAACCATTTTTTTATGAAAAAAATTATGACAAAATTAATGAATATATAAAAAAAACTTATTCTCTTTTGATTTTTGGCTCCGGAGCTCATGTTACTTCCTTGATTCTTATGGCAAATTTAATGGGTTGGGAAACAACAGTCATAGATATAAAGATTCATAAAGAATTTGTAAAAGAAGCTGATACCTTATTGGAACTTGAAAGTATAGAAAATATTTTAGATATGGATTTAAGTTCATATAATGCTTCAGTTATTTTAAGTCATAATCCAAAAACGGATGATATGTATTTAAAAGCATTACTTAATTCAAATATGAATTATATAGGAATGATGGGAAATAAAAAGAATATGCAAAGAATAAAAAAAGAGTTTGCTTTAGAAAATGACAAACGATTTTTTGCTCCTATTGGTTTGGAGATTGGTGGGAACACTCATCAATCTATTGCTTTATCAATATGCTCACAAATTGAGGCTAGAAAAAATGGAAAAATCTAA
- a CDS encoding nucleotidyltransferase family protein, which produces MEKSKDLAIIILAAGTSSRLGNITKQLLKYREETFLKITVKKALALSSDVFMILGYEKEACKKELENFNINILFNKDYEKGIGSSISFGIEHTQNYKNSLIILCDQPFVPIEHLQSLKNAMNNKTIIATQYENSKSSTVPAIFPKIYYERLLKLKEDYGAKSILKNEKCISISLEKKYSIDIDTVEDMKSGITQ; this is translated from the coding sequence ATGGAAAAATCTAAAGATTTAGCCATTATTATCTTAGCTGCTGGAACATCTTCAAGATTAGGAAATATTACAAAACAGTTATTAAAATATAGAGAAGAAACTTTTTTAAAAATTACAGTCAAAAAAGCTTTAGCTCTGTCTTCTGATGTTTTTATGATACTTGGATATGAAAAAGAGGCTTGTAAAAAAGAGTTAGAAAATTTTAATATTAATATATTATTTAATAAAGATTATGAAAAAGGTATAGGAAGTTCTATCTCTTTTGGAATTGAACACACACAAAACTATAAAAATAGTTTGATAATACTTTGTGACCAACCATTTGTTCCAATTGAACATTTACAATCATTAAAAAATGCTATGAATAATAAAACTATAATAGCAACACAATATGAAAATTCAAAAAGCTCTACAGTCCCAGCTATTTTCCCAAAAATATACTATGAAAGATTACTCAAATTAAAAGAAGATTATGGAGCAAAATCAATTTTAAAGAATGAAAAATGCATTAGTATAAGTTTAGAAAAAAAGTATTCTATTGATATTGATACCGTTGAAGATATGAAAAGTGGAATAACCCAATAA
- a CDS encoding SDR family NAD(P)-dependent oxidoreductase codes for MKKIFITGSSDGIGLYVAKMLIKQGHEVIFHAKDITRAKHIYKEMGKVKVIVGDLSDFEEIKSLAKEVNNLGNLDTIIHNAGLFHTSNESIFKVNVLAPYMLTVLINRPQRLIYIGSNMHPQGKINILNLSLEIGVDYSTSKLYILMLSLFFARKWKDVYVNVVDPGWVRTKMSNYNAPDSLEDGSATQVWLATNSDAKMSGKYFYHLQETLYSSKANDIKA; via the coding sequence ATGAAAAAAATATTTATAACAGGTTCCAGTGATGGAATTGGACTTTATGTAGCAAAAATGCTTATAAAACAGGGGCACGAAGTGATATTTCATGCCAAAGACATTACTCGCGCAAAACATATATATAAAGAAATGGGAAAAGTTAAGGTTATTGTGGGAGATTTAAGTGATTTTGAAGAAATTAAATCATTAGCCAAAGAGGTCAATAATTTAGGCAATCTTGACACTATTATTCATAATGCTGGGCTGTTTCATACTTCTAATGAATCCATCTTTAAAGTAAATGTTTTAGCGCCTTACATGCTTACAGTTCTTATAAATAGACCTCAAAGGCTCATTTATATTGGTTCAAATATGCATCCACAAGGTAAAATAAATATTTTAAATTTGAGTTTAGAAATAGGAGTTGATTACTCAACATCTAAACTTTATATTTTGATGTTGAGTTTATTCTTTGCTCGAAAATGGAAAGATGTCTATGTCAATGTGGTTGATCCAGGATGGGTAAGAACAAAAATGAGTAATTATAATGCACCAGATAGTTTAGAAGATGGAAGTGCTACTCAAGTATGGTTAGCAACAAATAGTGATGCAAAGATGAGTGGGAAATATTTCTATCATCTTCAAGAGACTTTATACTCTTCAAAAGCTAATGATATTAAAGCTTAA
- a CDS encoding MFS transporter, whose protein sequence is MKKRIKINEESSVPLWGAVWAMSLCAMVLVASEFMPVSLLTPIASELAITEGHAGQSISISGLFALVTSLFITSIIGHTDRRSVLLFFTALMGVAGVMVAFAPNSNILMIGRAVLGICIGGFWSMSAATIMRLVPKEIVPKALAILNGGNALATTVAAPLGSFLGGIIGWRGAFFCIVPIAVITFIWQYKSMPHLPARHVYGHRPKLSSVFKLLKQWKVTLGMLATMFFFMGQFALFTYLRPFLEIHTGVDVETLSLILLAMGVSGLIGTFVIGNILKTRLYSLLIIIPFLMIIIVISLLYFGDSLLAVFILMSFWGLLGTSAPVAWWTWLSKTLPNDTEAGGGLMVAVAQLAITVGAAGGGLLFDIYGYEITFVFSAIILAVATLMASVTAVYTYKKEKA, encoded by the coding sequence ATGAAGAAAAGAATAAAAATTAATGAAGAATCTTCTGTTCCACTTTGGGGAGCAGTTTGGGCAATGTCATTATGTGCAATGGTTTTAGTTGCATCAGAATTTATGCCAGTAAGTTTACTAACACCAATAGCAAGTGAGTTAGCAATCACAGAAGGTCATGCGGGACAATCTATATCAATATCAGGGCTATTTGCATTAGTTACGAGCCTTTTTATTACATCAATTATTGGACATACAGATAGAAGAAGCGTATTACTTTTTTTTACAGCCTTAATGGGTGTAGCAGGGGTAATGGTAGCATTTGCACCTAATTCAAATATATTAATGATTGGTCGAGCTGTTTTAGGTATTTGTATTGGTGGGTTTTGGTCTATGTCAGCTGCTACAATTATGCGCCTTGTACCTAAAGAAATTGTACCAAAGGCATTAGCTATCTTAAATGGTGGAAATGCCTTAGCAACTACAGTTGCAGCTCCTTTGGGAAGTTTTCTTGGTGGGATTATTGGGTGGAGAGGAGCATTTTTTTGTATTGTTCCAATTGCTGTTATTACTTTCATCTGGCAATATAAAAGTATGCCACACTTGCCTGCACGGCATGTATATGGACATAGACCAAAGCTTAGTAGTGTATTTAAACTTTTAAAACAATGGAAGGTTACTTTAGGAATGCTTGCAACAATGTTCTTTTTTATGGGACAATTTGCACTATTTACTTATCTTAGACCTTTTCTAGAAATACATACAGGTGTAGATGTTGAAACACTATCACTAATTTTATTAGCTATGGGTGTATCAGGTCTTATAGGAACTTTTGTTATTGGAAATATTTTAAAAACAAGACTTTATAGTTTACTAATTATCATTCCTTTTTTAATGATAATTATTGTAATTTCTCTTCTTTATTTTGGAGATTCTTTATTAGCTGTATTTATTCTTATGAGTTTTTGGGGACTTTTGGGAACATCAGCCCCAGTTGCTTGGTGGACATGGCTTAGTAAAACTTTACCTAATGATACAGAAGCTGGTGGAGGATTGATGGTTGCAGTTGCACAATTGGCTATTACCGTAGGTGCTGCAGGTGGAGGTTTACTTTTTGATATTTACGGTTATGAAATTACTTTTGTATTTAGTGCAATCATTTTAGCAGTTGCCACACTCATGGCAAGTGTAACTGCAGTTTATACATATAAAAAAGAAAAAGCATAA
- a CDS encoding cyclophilin-like fold protein translates to MKQKLLIIFSLLLFLQSFMTITANEIKQKNKDMGNKITITIGQKEFVATLEENETVKELKKRLPLSITMNDLHSNEKYYHFSKALPTDSYSPKFINAGDIMLYDNYSLVLFYKTFSTPYRYTKIGHIDDTHSLEETLGSEDIAITFDLK, encoded by the coding sequence ATGAAACAAAAACTATTAATCATTTTTTCATTATTACTATTTTTACAAAGTTTTATGACAATTACTGCAAATGAAATAAAACAAAAGAATAAGGATATGGGCAATAAAATTACAATTACAATAGGTCAAAAAGAATTTGTTGCAACGCTAGAAGAAAATGAAACAGTAAAAGAATTAAAAAAAAGGCTACCACTATCTATCACTATGAATGACCTACATAGCAATGAAAAGTATTATCACTTTTCAAAAGCTTTGCCAACAGACAGTTATAGCCCTAAGTTTATAAATGCTGGAGATATAATGCTTTATGATAATTACAGTTTAGTTCTTTTTTATAAAACTTTTTCTACACCATATAGGTATACAAAGATAGGTCATATTGATGATACTCATAGTTTAGAAGAAACTCTTGGTTCAGAAGATATTGCTATCACATTTGATCTCAAATGA
- a CDS encoding NAD(P)-dependent alcohol dehydrogenase: MCEESNKNKRRDFIKKTTMIGAGLVFYKPADILANEKGYIMNKTIKTKAYAAFDESGVIKPWEFERRAVGDDDILIEIKAASICHSDIHQEKGHWGKQQYPQVPGHEIAGIITQVGKNVTKFKVGDRAGVGCMVDGCTTCENEEQYQSDTLFTYGFPDKREPTGISQGGYSTHIVVRDHFAVHLPENLSFEKAAPLLCAGITTYSPIVNAQIKKGDKVAVAGIGGLGHMAVKLAVSKGAEVYALTTTADKVDSIKAMGAKEVIVVDDTKKLQQYAGQMDYLICTIPYQFDVASYARVVKPYGYFTLVGMPEDFKITLNNLGLAASRVNFNASLIGGMKETQEMIDYCAKHNVLPEIEMIKAQEITQAWKNIVDKKARYRYVIDTATI, translated from the coding sequence ATGTGTGAAGAATCGAACAAAAACAAAAGAAGAGACTTTATAAAAAAAACCACAATGATTGGTGCAGGTTTAGTTTTTTATAAACCAGCAGATATTTTAGCAAATGAAAAAGGATATATAATGAATAAAACAATAAAAACAAAAGCTTACGCAGCATTCGATGAATCAGGCGTAATTAAGCCATGGGAGTTTGAAAGAAGAGCTGTAGGTGATGATGATATTTTAATTGAAATAAAAGCAGCAAGTATTTGTCACTCTGATATTCATCAAGAAAAAGGACACTGGGGAAAACAACAATATCCACAAGTCCCAGGGCATGAAATTGCAGGAATTATTACTCAAGTTGGAAAAAATGTAACTAAGTTTAAAGTTGGTGATAGAGCTGGTGTTGGTTGTATGGTTGATGGTTGTACTACTTGTGAAAATGAAGAACAGTATCAATCTGATACTTTGTTTACCTATGGATTTCCAGATAAAAGAGAACCAACTGGAATTAGCCAAGGTGGTTATTCAACTCATATAGTTGTAAGAGACCATTTTGCAGTGCATCTTCCTGAAAATCTTAGTTTTGAAAAAGCAGCTCCACTTTTATGTGCGGGAATTACTACATATTCACCAATAGTAAATGCACAAATTAAAAAAGGAGATAAAGTTGCCGTTGCAGGTATTGGTGGGTTAGGTCATATGGCTGTAAAACTTGCAGTTTCAAAAGGAGCTGAAGTATATGCATTAACAACAACAGCAGACAAAGTTGATAGCATAAAAGCAATGGGTGCAAAAGAAGTTATTGTAGTAGATGATACTAAAAAATTACAACAATATGCTGGACAAATGGATTATTTGATTTGTACTATTCCCTATCAATTTGATGTTGCATCTTATGCCCGTGTTGTTAAGCCTTACGGATACTTTACCTTAGTTGGTATGCCAGAAGATTTCAAAATCACTTTAAATAACCTTGGTTTAGCAGCAAGTAGAGTTAACTTTAATGCTTCACTTATTGGAGGAATGAAAGAGACTCAAGAGATGATAGATTATTGTGCAAAACACAATGTTTTACCTGAAATTGAAATGATTAAAGCCCAAGAGATTACACAAGCTTGGAAAAATATCGTTGATAAAAAAGCACGATATAGATATGTAATTGATACTGCAACAATTTAA
- a CDS encoding cupin domain-containing protein has protein sequence MDNISKIESRASIAVSKSDYKNYFTGGEVRIDMLYPQSDAKTHGGAYVTFESKARTNWHSHPAGQHIIVSSGVGYYQEWGKPIQVIKAGVVVWIPIGVKHWHGASKDIAMTHLVVTGTNQDGKNVDWLEAVNDKQYTSN, from the coding sequence ATGGACAATATATCAAAAATAGAATCAAGAGCATCAATAGCTGTAAGTAAATCAGATTATAAAAACTACTTTACAGGAGGAGAGGTAAGAATAGATATGCTTTATCCCCAAAGTGATGCAAAAACACATGGAGGTGCATATGTGACTTTTGAGTCAAAAGCTAGAACAAATTGGCACTCTCATCCAGCTGGGCAACATATTATAGTAAGTTCTGGAGTTGGGTACTATCAAGAATGGGGAAAACCTATTCAAGTTATAAAAGCAGGAGTTGTTGTTTGGATTCCAATAGGTGTAAAACACTGGCATGGAGCATCTAAAGATATAGCTATGACACATCTAGTAGTAACTGGTACAAATCAAGATGGAAAAAATGTTGATTGGTTAGAAGCTGTTAACGATAAACAATACACTAGTAACTAA
- a CDS encoding AraC family transcriptional regulator, whose product MTDSIDSYRFELIDFLKSKYSFSGAIQSYIPCLDFYFSNQPSEFTSIMYEPSLCIILQGSKAVGFGDNLYNYNSEEYLLSSTYVPAKVQILEASQEKPYVSLRIRFKIEDIYEVLKNTNPEKLLFTKKSEKGLFFDEINERLYNPITRLVKLLDKPKEDINYLSPFIIKEILFILINDKSGYFLNKFAMEGTISNKIVKVINEIKDNFSDKLSIKELADLINISESSLYQNFKTITSMSPLQFQKKLRLEEAKQLLLGRNIEIAEVAYIVGYESPSQFSREFSRMFGTSPKAFILSNKIEQTA is encoded by the coding sequence ATGACTGATTCAATTGATTCGTACAGATTTGAATTAATAGATTTTTTAAAATCAAAATACAGTTTCTCTGGTGCCATACAATCTTATATTCCATGTTTAGATTTTTATTTTTCCAACCAGCCATCAGAATTTACTAGTATCATGTATGAACCGTCATTATGTATTATTTTACAAGGATCAAAAGCTGTAGGTTTTGGGGATAACCTCTACAATTATAATTCAGAAGAGTATTTACTCTCATCAACATATGTACCTGCAAAAGTTCAAATCCTCGAGGCATCACAAGAAAAGCCATATGTATCTTTAAGAATAAGATTTAAAATAGAAGATATTTATGAAGTTCTTAAAAATACTAATCCAGAAAAACTATTGTTTACTAAAAAATCTGAAAAAGGACTCTTTTTTGATGAAATAAACGAACGATTGTATAATCCAATAACAAGACTGGTTAAACTTTTAGATAAGCCTAAAGAAGACATTAACTATCTCTCTCCTTTTATTATTAAAGAGATTCTCTTTATTTTAATTAATGACAAAAGTGGATACTTTTTAAATAAGTTTGCAATGGAAGGTACAATTTCTAATAAAATAGTGAAAGTAATTAATGAAATAAAAGACAATTTTAGTGATAAACTGTCTATTAAAGAATTAGCTGATTTAATCAATATAAGTGAGTCTTCTTTGTACCAAAACTTTAAAACTATTACATCGATGTCTCCCCTTCAGTTTCAAAAAAAACTTAGACTTGAAGAAGCAAAACAGTTACTATTAGGTAGAAACATTGAAATTGCAGAAGTTGCTTATATCGTTGGATATGAGAGTCCTTCTCAATTTAGTAGAGAATTTTCCAGAATGTTTGGTACATCTCCTAAAGCTTTTATACTCTCTAACAAAATAGAACAAACTGCTTAA
- a CDS encoding TnsA endonuclease N-terminal domain-containing protein encodes MEINNNKLPKRKPKKTFRSVTGYFPSKKNDRSLFFESMLEKTLFVTLEFDDNVLTYLEQPIKIDYKLKNRNTSYHPDCLINYKKGKSKLIEVKYSTELIEKKDKLEIKFNQARLYAEQNDLIFDTFDERCIDIQTLRNMEFLYSFAFHPSDNEKEQIILKILKENAELSVLELLTLITENRFEQAKYLPYVWKLVFDKLIKLDYQNIQINMNSQLRLNDE; translated from the coding sequence ATGGAAATTAATAATAATAAATTACCAAAAAGAAAACCAAAGAAAACTTTTCGCTCAGTAACTGGATATTTTCCTAGTAAGAAAAATGATAGAAGTTTATTTTTTGAGTCAATGCTTGAAAAAACTTTATTTGTTACTTTAGAATTTGATGATAATGTATTAACTTATTTAGAACAACCTATAAAAATAGATTATAAATTGAAAAATAGAAACACAAGTTATCATCCAGATTGTCTTATTAATTATAAAAAAGGAAAATCAAAACTTATAGAGGTTAAATATAGTACAGAGTTGATAGAAAAAAAAGATAAACTTGAAATCAAATTTAATCAAGCAAGACTATATGCAGAACAAAATGATTTGATTTTTGATACTTTTGATGAGAGATGTATTGATATACAAACATTAAGAAATATGGAGTTTCTTTACTCATTTGCTTTTCATCCAAGTGATAATGAAAAGGAACAAATAATCCTTAAAATTTTAAAAGAAAACGCTGAATTATCTGTTTTGGAACTATTAACATTAATTACTGAAAATAGATTTGAGCAAGCTAAATATTTACCATATGTTTGGAAATTGGTGTTTGATAAGCTCATTAAACTTGATTATCAAAACATACAAATAAATATGAACTCACAACTAAGGTTAAATGATGAATAA